A window of Magallana gigas chromosome 8, xbMagGiga1.1, whole genome shotgun sequence genomic DNA:
CCATCCGAAGTGCTACCACTCTAATTTCGGCGCCCTTTGTTCCCCTCTAATTTGATTGGCTGACTTTCTCTAACACTGAAACGTTTCACAACAACGACGTTAGCAATTGACAGCAGTTGACAGGAATACTGCATAATTAATTACTGTGTCAATTAAACGTCTTAAATGTTGCTTTTTCCAGTAAATTACAACTCTGCAGAATATATATGCATCATAGAAAAACAGCTACCGGGGTAACATTTAGggcaaaataaatatatttccatCCATAGAATTAAAACACTTATCCCATGGCTTTGAGTGGGGTAgctttttcaacaattttttgaCTCTCCTCGTGCAAATTCTTGGGAATATAGTCTCTGTCTCGGGCTTGATAAATTAAAGAACTATAATCCCAACCACAGCTATTGAATAACTGTATACTACGGTTTAAGTCATTACAAATATCAACATTCGCAAACGTTTGTGTTAGTGTACACTTTTTTTGTATGCAGGCAAATTACGCAAAGGGAAGTCACTCACATACACACGACAGACCAAGAggagcgcaattttttgtgacGCCATCAGGTTTCCCGCATGGTGCTACTGACGTCACCCTGAGCTATGACGTATATTTTCCGAGTTCTTTTTCGTGGGTCAAAGGGGGAAAGCTCCCTGGAGCTTATGGACACAGCACACACTGTTCCGGGGGTCGAGATTCCAACCACTGTATTTCCACTCGATTTATGTGGCGGGCAAACGGGGCGGGGGAACTATACTTGTACTTTCCAAAAGGGGACCAGCCAAACTTCGATACTTGGGCCAAACATCAGCAAGCAGAAATCGTCACCAACGACAACTACGGGGTCTCTATCCGTTCATCGAGGTTTGTTTTCACGCACAACAAGTGGATCAACCTTAAACAGCAGATCCACCTGAACTCGGTCCACAGTAGCGGTCACGGAAATGCTGACGGCTGGATCAAGGTGTTTGTGAACCACGAGTCGGCTCCCATCATGACGATCCAAGACGCTGTTCTACGAAAGTACGATGACGTCAAAATTGatggaattttcttttcaactttttttggCGGTCATGACGACAGCTGGGCGTCTGCGCATGACACGTACACCCTGTACAAAAACTTCCAAATCTCTGTCGGCCATCATTAATCAAAGACGAATGCACGAATTTCAATATTCAGTTGTTTGTTACATAAGTGATCTTTTATGTTaaagatatatcaaataaaGAGAAAACGCCCACTTagaattttatcattattgaaggatataaaaaaacccatactTTTAAAGATAATCGAACATGACAGTCTGACTTTTTTTTCAACACAAACAATCATAATACTGCTGTGTAGGTCTGTATACCGCATGGTTTAAGTACTGTTGAGtgttaaaattcaaagaaaaaagatttttgatttattatcaGTTATTTATATGTACAGAACACGGATGtctgtatttttattttcgatTATTGTGTCAGTGGTCAaagttaaatataattatacatgtacatcatacatTTCAAACTCAAGCTAACTTCTCACTAAAATcattttctacatgtatttcatcttGGACAGCTAGAATAGACTAGCTCATCATACAGGCACATTACCTAACTAAATACATGCTCTTTAAGGTTCCACAGCACACCAACATTTATTTTGGTTGATTGATAAAGaatcttttatgaaatatgattttacaAAACGGAGACCCATTTCGGCTTTCAATTATTCCgtatgaatttttttggtatttttcagtgaaataggaaaaatatgttttgactGCAAACAGAGTATTGTAAAGCTTAAAACTTGGtctcaattgatttttttattgttttaagtaAACACTTGTCAAAGATGGTTTGgtcaagtttttaatttttttaaaacatatttctgaaaatatgATTGTATAGAGATTGTTACGATGCAATGTTTCCggtttgtattaaaaaaaatcatataaaataattgaagaCCGATATCTGTCTCAATTTTGAGCAACCATTTTTGTAATTGATTCTTTATCAATCCACtggtgtgtcgagccaccttaaTATTTAGTGGGGATCAATATGCACCGTACGATATTCTAAATCGTATAAGCTTTATCATTTCTAACTTCAGTACTTATCAAAACGCCCCAGCCCCCTGCATCTGCGTCCCACTGTTACAACtgactttgaaaaattacgcgcATAGTGCGTTAAcatttcgtatttttttttcaaagttcgtaattttttcaaagtgcgtttacATATTCCATCCGTTTTTTGCTATTTTCCACAAAACTAAACTTTTCATTTCTATATTGAATTTCAAtgataacaagaggccaataggccttaacggtcatctgagtagcatataacccatacataAACTTGTCGAGGTAtctcatatattcatttaattgggtttcattctggagtagaaaaattataaatttgtaatggcGACCACCTCTCTGCCTGAagtctttcaaaaagaactatgaaacctataattttggcaaaaaaaattaaagatctgggctgcgttttacaaaagaacttacgacttacaaccaaattaatgaatgatgtTTAATCACGAACTAACCAATGTTTCATTCTAATGGCTGTGAAATATGATTATAGCAGtcaaaatagttgtaaataaatgagtttatatttttttccgtCTAAGATCAATCCATGATACGGataatatttacgactttgtcgtaagttcttttgtaaaatgcagccctggtctacaaaatcatgaattcagtttttctttcaggtgtgtgggacaATGTATCTAAATCAAAAGcaccaaaaattatttttttaaatggttaaaTGCCTGGAACATTACTTGGGCCAATAAGAGAGAGACATATGCCGATCAAAAGTAGAGAAGGATTACTTGGGATGGGGGCAACCATTaggagtgaaaaatgataaatgatttaGACCATTGTTATTAAGTACAAAGGAGATACAAGGCTAGGATGGATTAATGTTTCGTTGTTGGTggtgtttttttctcttttgtgTATGATCttatttcaaataaagtttaaacaaataagtTGCTCATGATATGATCATAGTATTATGAAATATGTATCACAATACGCACGATATCCAAATAACAGCAGACAATCTACACATGAAAAGGGATTGTAAAGAGGGGCTCATATTTACGCGATATCATGTGTCAcagttttaatataatatttccgGTATAATATGTCTAAATGATAAAGGATTGTCTACATTCGCTAAACCAGCGTTAAACATTCATATTTCGTCAATATTGCTGGAAAGAGTTTCCAGAGATAACCAGGAAATAGCATTATGACGTGCTTACCTCGTGAAATGGACACGTTATTGTACAAATATCGTTTATTGATAAAATGTGCTTGGTAGATGCGTTAATGGTAAATATTGCTTactaaataaaagtttaaaaacttAAATGGTGATGAGGCTATCTTGATGAGATTATCATCAACTTATATAAAAGAACTGATATTTAGACTATATAATCTAAGTGCAGCTACTGTACAATAGATTTATAGCAAGAACATGTGATCAAAAGTGAAGATAATTTCAGTGTTATGGAAATTTGAAATGGAGTCTGGTTTACTCACTTTAATATCATAGAAGCGTAGATCGTTACGCTGAATCGCCGAGTGACATAGCACCCAGTGTATAatctatatatttaaattgttatcaTATAACGATGTCATTGATGGAAGTTGATATATCTTGATCTCAATTCAAGTTATTTTCAAACAACGTAGGGGTTGGTTGGGATGGTAGAAAGGTTATGCGATGTCAATTAAAATTTCGATTTTGTAGACCAATTTAGTCATAACCTTTATTCGTCAAACAAATAATGTTCAAACGTTAATGTATCGATGACATATGGGCtattaacaatttattaaaatcagaGTTAAAGCAATTGTTTTCTTCATAGTTAGACTATTCGCCGTGTGGAGTTTACACAGGATTAACAGAGATAAGCAATTCAGTCCAAATTTTGTAACCATTCAGCTCGGTTGGCGGAATGACAGAGCTTCATTTTATGCTAACGTAGCTCTGTAActacaaaatgtgttttcttgttttttaaacGAGATATGATGCGATTTCGCTGAAACGTCctgtttatttttctattaaaagtacatcatattttaaaaaaaaatgaaatatttaattttggtcCTGAAAAATACTCCATTAATGTATATCCATGTGCCTTTGAATTCAAGAAGACGAGTTCTAAAACCTATGTTACTGATGAGGTGACGATTTCAGTTAATTAGTTGAAAATCTATCTGAAAGAGAAATGCAAGATCCATATTTAGGTAAATTAATCTATTTTGGCTAGGTGTATTTATACGtcgaaaaaaattaatttcatgtacatgtgcCGTATTGCCCGTTCATCAACACATAAAAAGTGATTTGCCATATTGATACATTTATCATAGTAcagaaaaaagtgaaaatatgAATGTTGAGATATTTGTCACATTTTCTAATGGATTAACAGTTTAACATTAGTTTAgcattacaaaatacaaaatgcaGCGTATAAAATACAACGATTAATaaggtcatatatatatatatatatatatatatatatatatatatatatatatatatatatatatatgacactTTTTCATGTGTGTCCAACTGAACGCAGGATATTGGCTGCTAGATATGCAGAAATTACAGTCGTTAATTCTTTGACAGCAcctataaaacataaaaatgtgATAGTCGCTAAGGTTCAATTAATCTGTTTGGTGAATTTATGTTAGTGaatatcaaattgtttttatgatacagtgccatttttttaaaaaacaaaacgcAGAGTGTTATGAGTTTAACGATGAAAGATTCTTCCTCAAAGGACCAATGAAAAATGGGCTCGTGTTTAAAACGAGATGATAATATGACACGCGAGATGAATGATTACATCACATTTACAGATCCCAAATTTCATGAAACCGTTTGTctaaattgagataaaaaaaatctttgaattaCATAAGCAGACCTGCTTGATAAGTACGATAACACACCATTTATGGAAACAACAAACAGTTCCCTATACATAATAGATTATCTTTGCTCTATTGTGTCACTAGAGGGTCAGTAGTTTTACAGAATCTATCGGTTTTTATAGGAGTTCTTTCTCTGTAACGTGGTTAAAAATCGCCAAACTGACAGTCTGATAAAATGAACATGGACCAATTCGTATTACCCACTCACTCGCGCCTAAAAaggtaaatgaatattaagGAAATCCTATTCTGGGATAAAATTCACAACTACTTTTAATAGATAATGTTTTAAGGCCAAACATATTGgctgaaatattatttttaggcATGGAATCATGAACGACTTCAGGCGCTTTATATAGAAAGTACTTATTTAAAGGAAGGCACGTTTATCAAAGATAATTGAACACCCTGAAATAATGCAGCGTATTTATATAccaaattgtaaaatattatctAAATTGCAagtttcttatatattttagtTAAGCAATCTGTGTTATTTGTAAATTGTTCAAATTATCAAAGTTTCATaacaaattataataattaatcaattatcaaatCGAAAACTGTTATTAAAATCTAAATCATATgacctttttttaaagtttaaaccaAGTATTTATTAACGACATTTTACGATTTCCACAACTGCTTGAAATTTACAAGTTACATGCTGTGACATGTCAATATTAGCTccaataaatatttgtacatatacAGAAATTTAGTCAATATTAAGGAAGTTGGAGTTTCATAGCAAACTTAACATGGTGGCCGGCATAcaaaattaaaggtattttgATAGGACAGAAATGTGTTGATTCCCCCGAGAGTTCACCGATCACTTGTATGAGTGATTGTTCTGATGTAAATTATGCATAGAACCCTCTCCAGCTTACGTCCGCTGAGaggaaatattaaaatagaaaaaagaagaaaaattgtGAATATATTGATTTTCCTAGAAAATAAAATGCCTTTTTGACACCAAATCCAAAATAATTCTtcgtgttttaattatttacagtaTCAAGGGCTACATTTGATTGTGTgctattttttaatctttcttttttgCGTTATATTCGTTAACAAGatgtatttataatatcaaCCAGAAACAAACAGAACCAGTATGAGACAAACTCATAGGTATAGCTAATTTTCAGTTGATCTCCCAAACATCAAATTAAAGAGATTATGTGGTTCTCCTCCCTCTGATGAGGATAGGCTGCCTTTTTGTTTCATCAACCCACTGAAAGTCGGACAGAACATAACTATTGCGTCCTCTGACCTTACCCCCAAATACATCTATGTCTGTAAACCAATGGGCTGAAGGCTGAGGCAGTCTATTCATATCCCTTCTGGTTGAATTTCTTTATCTCTGACATACAAGTGTAACTATGCTCTCAGTTTTCCTTTTTGCTAAAGTGTCTTTGATAAAAATGGTAGACTCTGGAAGAAAGACAGCAAGGCTACAGATAGATGtaggacatacatgtatacatatactaatATCATTTCAGAAACGCacaatactacatgtagtgCTATACCCTTGCGGATATGGGTTCCATTTCAATTGCAATCAAAAGCTACAAATGAAATCATTactattattaataatattgaaaaagttCACTATATTTACATGATTTCTCATCTTTCCTAATGATAGAGATAAACTTTCAGCAGAgtaaatgatttaaacaattttcagcTACTGTAATCAAAAtaccaaaatataaaaaaaatcatttatattgtCCCCCAAAAAATGTAGtgaagaaaaatgttaaattaattattacttTCTCTACATGAAAAACTAAAGATATTTGTATGATCAGACACTGGAATAGAAATAATGGTTATTTAATAGTATTTCACAATATAAAAGCATCAAATCAGTTTTgaacttaaaaatcaaatcaattttgaacatACTGTCTTGAGAGTAACCAAATCCATAGACTcaccaaagtaaaaaaaagataaccattatgaaaatgttttgatgCACCTCATAATAAGAAACATATGGAGGCTGTTGTGATGATGGAGATTACAGGTACATGGCcttagtaaaattttattttaaggcTTTAGAACTACAAACCTGAAGAGGTTATACCAAagaattctttctttttttcctacATCTACAACGTTTTGTTACTTTTGTTAACTTCTAATGGATATTCGCACAGTACACGGTCACTATTTAATGTACATAGTTGTATATATTCTATTAAGTTGAAATGGAAACTTTACAACATATTAGCAGCAAATGAAGACTGAGACGTTACTAAAGTTCTACTTTTTCAGCTTTGGAATGGACACACGCAATGGAGTACTCATGTAGGAGTCTTCCACACCCAAAGTAATGTGTATTCCATTTTAGAAAACCTGAGTAAAGAATCATCATTTCATGTTAAATTCTGTATGACGAATAAAACCAAACATTTTACGATAAACGAGTCATATTTGTATCGTTTACGCTAGTAATATCAATAAATGAAATgtaacaagaaaaaaatcatcaataattaatgaattttaattgattGCCAGTGTATCGTACGGAGGCAGTGCgcttataaatttttataaatccGATGACACCATATAGCACATCACTCTAACCGGTATAAAGGACGCTAACAAGAACCGTCTCTAGCAAAACGGGGACTTGAAGAGAACGTGAAGAGAATTTGAACTTAACCTTGAAAGCAGCTTGAAGTCATCTGAAGAATGTTTGGCCACGCAACTGGTGTAACTGTTAGCCTCCTTGTGGCTCTGTGTTCGTTTGCAGTCTATACCTACGGCCAGAATGAACCTGAAGTAAACACCAACCTTCTAAGACAGGTAAAGGTTTCTTCTTACCTGTTCATATAAGATTTTAGATACTGGAGAACAATAAGATACCACACCTTATATTTTTACGGAAAAGTATTCAAAATTGCCAATTCTAaaacgttttaatttttttcttttcatacataatataattatactcACCAAAGAACCTTTAATTTCAATCACAGTTTCTTCGATCATGGCCTGACCCTCGAGGAGTTTTAAAATACAATCCatataatgaattaaagaaTCAATAACTATATATTGAAACTTTTGATATCTGTTACTTCTGTTGAATGGGATATTTATTTGTCACCTTAACTTTTTCGTGATGACATTTTTGCtgcatgatttttgtttttcaaaattgacCTCATGTGCGTCGAAAGTAGGCTTAAAATGCCACTTGTCCGTATGCGACaagatataaaatatgaaagtcATTGATCATTGAACACTTAATTTTTATTCCATAAAAACGTTCACATGTGCTTTTtaggaaataaaaagaaaacagtcaATATCCCGTTTTGATGTCTTTGTGCCGTCTacattttttaaggattttagCAAAAAAACATCTGGTTTCGAGATTGAGAAATTCAgaaaagttcattttgattacaGTTGTACATTTTGCTTAGATTAAATTGTAAATGTTAGTGTAGGATAATTTAAtgtgtttctttttaaattgtaatgGTTCGAAATTTGGAACCTGGTTCCTAaacatcaaaatgaaatatGCTTTCTCAAGGATTACAAAACCTATAAAACCCGTCACAATACAACGTGATTTTAGCACCAGAgagaatataattatatatcttcCCAAGGTTTTAAGAGCAAACGTATATGTTATCATAATTAAGAAAGGAAACATTTTGCCGAGTCTATAGTGAATACTcgatttaaatgaatatattatcttttatcattcaaagttggattttgtttcaaatacaaAACGTACAAGACTTTAATTGATAGGAAAATCAATCTCTCAAAAAGTTAATATACTAAAATTATAGTATTACGTTTACGTCATTAAAGACGTATAAAGTTCAGGCAAATGAATAAATCTTAGTAATGCTGTAATTAAAGGTATGtaagaaatcattgtttttattttgtctagATCCTTCAGGAAGATGTAGACTTACTCAGTGAGTTAGATCAACTCACTAATGACAAGGAAGACACTGAGTCCGGCGATTGGCTGCCAGACGGTCCTCCAGAGGACAACGAAAGTGCCGTACAAAAGCGTTTTACTGGATACGGATTGAAACTTGCGCAGAGAAAACGTTTCCTTGGACGTTTTACACGACCAGGAAAACGTCAGTTTAGGAGAAACCCACTAAATAAACGactattttgtaattttggtgGGTGTTTTAACGGAAAGCGCAGCGTACCATCAGAACCCAATTTTCTCGTAAGTAAATACTTCTAATAAAGAGTACAACATGTTTACCTGAAATTTTCTACAGGGGATTTGGGAGAGAACCCCCATCCCCCATTGGCAGTTTTGACTTCTGGGATagttgctatatatatatatatatatatatatatatatatatatatatatatatatatatatatatatatgagagtcAACTAGCTCGGGGAAATGgcgggatgggggggggggctgtagTAGAGGGGGTCGTTTACTTAGGTACCTGTTATTATTATCGTGATATTAAACGGTTTTGATAGCATTATAAACGCTTAAAATtttgtacagaaaaaaatgcattattatAGTAATGGAAATTTGCTACAGAAAAagtaataataaaatacaagtaTCAAAGCAAAATTCATGTTTGTagtgttttgaaattatttacaattataaaactttaaatattaatttgttagCACAATCAGTCTCTAAGTTATGGAAACATAGTTAACACATCTGTAGaatccctctctctctctctctctctctctctctctctctctctcaattattttgttatcaatATTTGTATGACGAGCGCTTTTAAAGTATTTAGTATCCCTGacaaatattttaacagtttggTTATATGATATTTACTATTACATCAAATGCATTGGCTATATTGTtctaattatttaaatgtttgcaAGCACCCcatgaaaaaatcataattacaaataatataatataaactgTAAAACTATCGATTAATGGTATTTAAATGAAGGATAAAATGActgctatatacatgtttgaatTTAGTTTCTATCTAATAGTGTCGCATATTGATTGATATCTAGTAGCTAATGTAGCTACATTATTGATAATGCTGTTTAGCTTATCATAGAACATTTCAAATGTGCACGATCTAGAAAagataatgaaattatattacACTCCCCCAAAATGGAGCTATTGCGATAAAGGAACACCCATTTAGATTAAACCAATGAAATCATCGCTTATGGAAACATTTCTTGAGAgttctgaaaaacaaaatatgaaaagcttgattttattgataaattcaaacaattctcagcgattgatttaaaaaatatggtggaaaaatagaaagaaaaaaattggagCCCAGTCATTAAATGCATAGGGGACACGATACGCTGTTTTGTCTATACTatgctttagaaatgaaaatttgttgaacTTTATATATATCCTCAATTAGTTGTGTAACAATACACACAATGAATGCATTCATATTTTAAGAGTTAATGTTTATCGGGAGGgggttttaaaattcattccttTAGCTTTCATAATCTTGTCTATTTAATCTGCTTGACAAGTTAATCGTAATTGTACATAAatcaaagttgtttaaaaaagaaactgtaAGATGTAGACTcgaattgtaaaatgctaaatTGTTTTCCCGTTTTCTTTACAGTTTGTCCGTTGAACATGAGTGCATAAAGAGAACAAAACTTTTCAGCAGCGATTCGATGAAAGCTCAACCTTGTCTCATCTATCATCAAGGACATGCTTCATTATCATCTATTAGAGTGCTTGTTCTAGTTGTATTTTTACATTACCTTTTGTTCGTAATAAAACGTAACCAAAATATCATTGTTCTGATATATGTTCAACATAATACTACAGATACTGCTGACTGTCAATACCACAGTTATTTTGACTTTAGGGAATATCCAACCACAATTATTTGACATTGCAACTTGTTCTCGGCATTATCgcttttttaagttttattaaaCTAAAATACTAAATACAAGTATATAGACACTTTAGCCGAaggaatataaaataaaacttcattTTGGCTAGTATCTCTCAGCCtaaatgttacaattttatgAAGTATAATCacagtataaaaaatatatatcaccctaaatgaaataaaaaaattctcgCAATTCGTTGTACGTGCAGTTGATATTGATGTTTTTGATAGTCAATGCCTGTTATCTCATCCGTTAAAGTGGTGCATTATAAAAtagtgtttaaattaaattaatgtaaacaataaaacaccATAGATTAGACAGAAAGGAGAAATGACTAATACATCTGTAATCTATGATAGAACGCCTGGAACACAGGAACTCTAACACTGAAATCTTAGTTCTATTGAACTTCCATTCTTTAGTATGAGAGATGATTcacaaatatataatatataaggTCAGCAGAGGTTGCGATTGATTTAGCTAGAGCTGTGATCTGTGATTGGTCTATCAATGTAAAAGTGGGACAATCACCAAACACTTATGAGAGAAGGAAGGAGTTAAACTTCACCAGTCGAGTCGAGTCGAATCGATCCTATGTAATTGATAATCTCACCTATTATGATGTAAAGAATAGgtttaagaaaattataatgaacaaaaacaacaaataggAGAGCATTCGGTTTTTTACACCGATAACATATTTTGAAAGTTAGGATGTATTTAGTTCTGATTGTTTTTGGTATTTTATACCTTAAAAGAACATCAgatataaatctaaaattcTAAATACAAACAATTGTTAGTTTACcaaaaagtacaaaaatgtAAAGGATAAGTCCATTTTTTATGTGGTACTCGTTATTTATATCATAATGATGTTTTACATTAAATTCGCTTAAAGTACATGGGAGTAAATATAGGCTAAATATACCGCGGCAATGATTAGAAACACGTGTACAGATTCATTCATAAGATTATTTTCCGCTGGTCAGTAGATAGAGAATTCTTAATAGATGAAACAGGGGTCATGTGTACATCATTAGGGGGATTGTAGTGCTGATATATGATAAGAAACACGGAACCGAGTTAGTGGCTAAGTGTTAAATATAAAGTACGATATAAACTGACCACGGCGCGTCGGAGTAAGTGAACGCGTTGTGAGATAAACAAATAAGGGTATGGAGGTTGAGGTGACGTAGGTTAGGGCATATAGACGGCGGAGATAGAACTTTTGGATTAGTGGTAAACCGAAGTCTTGTCTGCGTTGTTCTATATTCAGGTAAGATCATATTATTAGTTGTTCAGaggatttcaatattttataattattatgtatTATATTGAGTtgtaaaatggttaaaattggaatgttttataaattataaaaataaaaggttaataatatttaataaatgagtGGTAAACCGAAGTCTTGTCTGCGTTGTTCTATATTCAGAGCTTGGGCCAAGAATTTACACCCCAGAGCGGGTAGGACGCCACTCCCCATAGCGGTGAGCAGTCCAGATTCCTTCGGTTAAACAGCGATTTCAAGAGTAATTCAAAAGGGTGACATTCTTGTCAGAAAAATAACCATTTAAACAGGTTTTTTCCTTCTATttttagaggggggggggggctctaagTTACATAAgatgtaatttttattatttcaagatCAAAAACAAGTATTTGCTAAGCAGGGGTTCATGCTCCACAGAAACAAAATCTGTTTTTCTCATcgaaaattatgtttaaaaagaattcaATTGTCATTGAACAATGACTTTGTTTTCCAGAATACCTTGCTGCTGTTTCTTTTATTCTTGctgattttttatataaagaaaatgcaGTCATTTTCACATGTATCTTGATTTGACAAATTCCAAATATGATTGCTTTccaatcaaatgtaactttctgAACACCACAACCCACACCCTTGTATTATTTGTTCGTgccaattaaatgaataaatgatagaTCAGTTATCTTTAGGCGTTGGTTTACAGATACAGAAATGTCAGCTTGTGCAAACATTTGGTTAGAGAACTAAACTTTCGTTTCGTAGCTCTAAATGTACCTTGTTACATCCAAGTGTTATTAATGAATGAATCTgattgttgaaaataaagggAAAAGACTGATTGCATGAACATACAAGCCTTACGACTCAAATCAATACTCTTTTCTCCATGACTTTAAGTACTTGTACATGGGAACATGTACAAGGTTTTCACCTGTTTATGTGTTTTATTATGTGGGTCATTAGAGCAtaccaacagaaaatattacCGTCaagacaggtacatgtactgtaacaaatacattgtatgataTTACTTGATCCGACCGTCAAGACAGGTACATGAACTGtaacaaatacattgtatgataTTACTTGATCCGACCGTCaagacaggtacatgtactgtaacaaatacattgtatgataTTACTTGATCCGACCGTCaagacaggtacatgtactgtaacaaatacattgtatgataTTACTTGATCCGACCGTCAAgata
This region includes:
- the LOC105320969 gene encoding uncharacterized protein, whose protein sequence is MIWLWIVFQCHTVTSFILNDIHSCPHYSSVSSFLSHIGVNVHTSGTFGISDLDVTHDPKSSSCTVLKANYAKGSHSHTHDRPRGAQFFVTPSGFPHGATDVTLSYDVYFPSSFSWVKGGKLPGAYGHSTHCSGGRDSNHCISTRFMWRANGAGELYLYFPKGDQPNFDTWAKHQQAEIVTNDNYGVSIRSSRFVFTHNKWINLKQQIHLNSVHSSGHGNADGWIKVFVNHESAPIMTIQDAVLRKYDDVKIDGIFFSTFFGGHDDSWASAHDTYTLYKNFQISVGHH
- the LOC117690336 gene encoding uncharacterized protein — its product is MFGHATGVTVSLLVALCSFAVYTYGQNEPEVNTNLLRQILQEDVDLLSELDQLTNDKEDTESGDWLPDGPPEDNESAVQKRFTGYGLKLAQRKRFLGRFTRPGKRQFRRNPLNKRLFCNFGGCFNGKRSVPSEPNFLFVR